A stretch of the Uranotaenia lowii strain MFRU-FL chromosome 3, ASM2978415v1, whole genome shotgun sequence genome encodes the following:
- the LOC129754155 gene encoding uncharacterized protein LOC129754155: MEERASAIERFSKCIETAETFVADMLAQFNWSRDSLKETSKIASKPKKEPKFEFQQSCLKANDPYSVRIDQTTQEAIINNTALDDKTSHEIDSLHNARYIPSSFEDLVTNFTAEDRLAIYQYVIDKTPKTNHVAEIEMRFKKKDKDEKPTSLAEIAAYRRETRRRNPKYRVAKNPLSYKEEIAQLIQLQTETMAEYLNQSKSSKKGRKYELKETNDKHRKRTKRSKSRDRQSSRDHRKRSRRD; encoded by the exons ATGGAAGAACGAGCAtcagcaattgaaagattttcaaaatgcattgaaacaGCTGAAACCTTTGTAGCCGATATGCTCGCACAATTCAATTGGAGTAGAGATTCATTAAAG GAAACCAGCAAGATTGCATCAAAACCTAAAAAAGAACCGAAATTCGAGTTTCAACAATCATGCTTAAAAGCGAACGATCCTTATTCGGTTAGAATTG ATCAAACCACGCAAGAAGCAATAATAAATAACACAGCTCTTGATGATAAAACTAGCCATGAGATTGACTCATTGCATAACGCAAGATACATTCCTTCAAGCTTTGAGGATCTGGTAACGAATTTTACTGCAGAGGATAGACTAGCTATTTATCAATATGTGATAGATAAAACCCCAAAGACGAATCATGTTGCCGAAATTGAAATGAG GTTTAAGAAAAAAGATAAAGATGAAAAACCTACGTCGCTAGCCGAAATTGCGGCCTACCGAAGGGAGACGCGTCGTCGAAACCCAAAATATCGAGTAGCTAAAAACCCCCTCAGTTACAAGGAGGAAATCGCACAATTGATACAGCTGCAAACTGAAACTATGGCCGAGTATCTCAACCAATCCAAGTCGAGCAAAAAGGGTCGAAAGTATGAATTGAAGGAAACAAACGATAAACACCGTAAACGAACCAAGCGATCAAAGTCACGGGATCGACAATCGTCGCGTGATCATAGAAAGAGAAGTAGAAGAGATTAA